In Hyperolius riggenbachi isolate aHypRig1 chromosome 10, aHypRig1.pri, whole genome shotgun sequence, a genomic segment contains:
- the LOC137534748 gene encoding gastrula zinc finger protein XlCGF57.1-like — MMENLPPLTSLDGSSNRNPPERHTGSLNSQDCPQEDHHYQDENLIVMKVEVKEEETFGRFDEESTKEGNIMETVKEEEEEETYVRDDQQSIEEGVLMITIKQEEDEDEMGDQQSMDEGEVIKTIIQEDCSLDINTDGKYMNNTSVGRRMATRNNRAEGNSARQKSLRSEQRFSCSECGKQFAQKSYLAVHQRIHTGERPFSCSVCGKCFNRKRILLVHQSSHVVERPFSCSECGKGFIQKGSLLKHQKLHTNERPFSCSECGECFIVKGALLRHRKFHTGERPFPCSECGKGFTQKEDLLRHKRIHTGERPFSCTECDESFIDKGALRRHQRIHTGLRPFSCSECGKGFSRKEHQLRHQRNHTGERPFECSDCGKRYTMKADLQRHQKNHAA, encoded by the exons ATGATGGAGAATCTGCCACCCCTCACGTCACTGG atggatccagcaacagaaacccaccagagagacatACAGGTTCTCTTAATTCAcaggattgtccacaggaagatcACCATTATCAA GATGAGAACTTGATTGTTATGAAGGttgaggttaaagaggaagagaCATTCGGGAGATTTGATGAGGAGTCAACAAAGGAGGGTAACATAATGGAGactgttaaagaggaggaagaagaagagacgtatgtgagggatgatcagcagtctatagaggagggtGTATTGATGATAACCATTAAacaggaagaagatgaagatgagatgggtgatcagcagtctatggatgaAGGAGAGGTGATCAAGACAATCATACAAGAGGATTGTTCTCTAGATATCAACACAG ATGGAAAATATATGAACAATACCTCAGTGGGACGCCGTATGGCAACCAGGAATAATAGAGCAGAAGGCAATAGCGCCAGACAGAAAAGCCTCAGGAGTGAACAACGGTTttcgtgttcagagtgtgggaaacagtttgctcagaaatcatatcTTGCTGTACACCAAAGAATTCATACAGGCgagcggcctttttcatgttcagtttgtgggaaatgtttcaacagaAAACGGATTCTACTTGTACATCAGAGCAGTCATGTGGTGGAAAGGCCTTTTtcctgctcagagtgtgggaaaggtttcataCAGAAAGGAAGCCTACTAAAACATCAGAAACTACACACAAAtgagcgtcctttttcatgttcagagtgtggggaatGCTTCATTGTTAAAGGAGCTCTCCTCAGACATCGGAAATTTCACACAGGGGAAAGGCCATTtccatgctcagagtgtgggaaaggtttcactCAGAAAGAAGACCTTCTTAGGCACAAAAGAATTCACACGGGAGAGCGCCCGTTTTCTTGTACAGAGTGTGATGAAAGTTTCATTGATAAAGGGGCACTGCGGAGGcatcagagaattcacactggattgcggccattttcatgttcagagtgtgggaaaggtttcagtCGGAAAGAGCACCAGCTTAGACATCAGAGAAATCACACCGGGGAGCGGCCTTTTGAGTGCTCGGACTGTGGAAAACGGTACACCATGAAAGCAGACCTTCAACGACATCAGAAAAATCATGCTGCTTAG